The DNA window TGCAGCAGCTGCATGGTCCTGAGTTGAAAAAATATTACACGATGCCCATCTCACTTCAGCTCCCAAATGAATCAAGGTTTCAATCAAAACTGCGGTTTGTATAGTCATGTGCAAACATCCGGCGATGCGAGCACCTTTCAATGGTTTTGAGTTTCCATATTCCTCTCTTAATGCTATTAAACCGGGCATTTCGGCTTCTGCCAGTGAAATCTCTTTACGTCCCCAATCGGCAAGAGTAATGTCTTTAACTTTGTAATTTAACTTTGTGTCTATCATTCTATCTTTTTTTTGCAAAATTATGAAAAAAATCTTTATTATGTTTGTATTTAACTTAAACACTGAATAAACAGCTTAAATCTGTTTTTAGTTTAGGAAATTCAGGTATGTTTTATCATTTATAACGGGAAAAAGAAATTTTTAAAATCAAAGCAAATGAAAAATATTAAAATCGAGGGTATAACTATTATCAACGGACCTAATTTAAATAAGTTAGGAAGCCGGGAACCGGAAGTCTATGGAAAAGATCAATTTGAACAATTTTTTAAAAAAAGTTGCCTGCAATTTCAACAGGTTCCATTGAAACTCAAACAATCAAATATTGAAGGGGAAATAATCAACTTCATACAGGAATGTGAGGAAAAAAAGCAAGCTATAGTTATTAATCCGGGAGGATACACCCACACTTCTGTTGCTATTTCAGATGCATTAGCCTCTGTAAACAATCCGGTTATTGAAGTACATATAAGTAATATTTATGCGCGGGAAGACTACCGGCAAAAAAACCTGACAGCAAAAAATACAGATGGTGTAATTATAGGATTTGGACTGGAAGGCTATAATATTGCCATTCGCTCCCTGCTTCACTATTTTAACTAAGCTTTTGAGAAATAATCTCAACTTCTCTTTTTAGCCATGTTAGAGGTAAATAATCTTTTAAATGAGGATTTAATTTCAAATCAGATTGCTGAATTTTTGTTTTCATTTTTTCAATTTGAGGCCTCAGTTCTTCCTTAGGTAAATGCTTTACCATAGTATTGAAAAACTTTTGCATCAACCTGGAAGTAACATTTACCACTTCCTCTGCTCTTTCATGATAATCTATAAGCCTTCTGAAATTTAAAATTTCCCTTATAGAACTATCTATATCACCTCTTTGATAAAAAACGATTATATAAATAAATCGAAAGTAAAAATATTCCGTATAGGGTCTTTGCTGAATATTTTCCGGAATTTTATCATAGGCTTTTTCATGTTCTCCTTTAAAAATATAAGCCATACAAATCAAGCATTCAAACCGAAACTTAAGCTTTTGGTGAATCTCAATATCACTTTCATACTCAACCAGTAATTCCAGTGCTTCATCATAACTCTGTAATTTCATTAAACTGCTGGCATAATTCAGTACAATTCCCAAATTAACTTTCAGTTTATGTTTTTTAAGGATTGAAATAGCCTCACTGAAGTACTCATTAGCTTTTTCATATTTACTGTCAAAAAAATATCCTAAGCCTATATTTGACTGACAAATTGCCTTTTCCTTGTTATACTTTGGGTAATAATCTTTGGTTTGTTCCAAATATTTGAGGGCTTCAATAAGCACATCGTTATTCTTAACTATATTTTTAATATTGGTTATTGAGTAGTATTCACTTTTAAGTAAAAAATAATTTGCCAGAGGGTCTGTAATGTCAGTATCAGAGTGGTCAAAAAATTCCGGTGAGGATGTTGTTTCGTAATCAGATTCGAAAATTTTGATTATTCGTTGAGTAAACATTTCCTTTTGTTTCAAATCAAACCATTCTCTTTGAAAACTTGTAATCAAACTACTTCTGGACTCTCTCGTTAAATCATGAAGCTCTTTATATACTTCAGCGCCAATCTCTTTATGATCAATTAAGTAATTAAACAAAAACTCTTTTAATTTAAATACCCGGC is part of the Chitinophagaceae bacterium genome and encodes:
- a CDS encoding 3-dehydroquinate dehydratase, whose amino-acid sequence is MKNIKIEGITIINGPNLNKLGSREPEVYGKDQFEQFFKKSCLQFQQVPLKLKQSNIEGEIINFIQECEEKKQAIVINPGGYTHTSVAISDALASVNNPVIEVHISNIYAREDYRQKNLTAKNTDGVIIGFGLEGYNIAIRSLLHYFN